From Rhizobium sp. NZLR1, a single genomic window includes:
- a CDS encoding YicC/YloC family endoribonuclease, with protein MALQSMTGFARREGTSGRWRWAWELRSVNGKGLDLRLRLPPGLERMEADVRRLAGESFSRGNLQASLSVTADENRFDAVLNKQALAAVLAMREQLDGIIDPAPLKLDTLLLLRGIVEFRESEDGEEALAARDADIAAGLLAALSDLRAMREQEGAALTRILLDHVTTIDGLTRTIAADPSRSLQEIAARLAAQVALLMDGMAALDRDRLHAEAALLATKADLREEIDRLKAHVAAARDLLVKDGPAGRRLDFLAQEFNRESNTICSKSNASAVTAAGIELKVVIDQFREQVQNLE; from the coding sequence ATGGCTTTGCAGTCCATGACCGGTTTTGCGCGGCGCGAGGGAACGAGCGGCCGCTGGCGCTGGGCATGGGAACTGCGCTCGGTCAACGGCAAGGGCCTCGATCTGCGGCTGCGCCTGCCACCCGGCCTCGAACGTATGGAGGCAGACGTCCGCCGCCTCGCCGGCGAAAGCTTCAGCCGCGGCAACCTGCAGGCATCGCTGTCCGTCACCGCCGACGAGAACCGCTTCGATGCAGTGCTGAACAAGCAAGCGCTTGCCGCCGTGCTTGCCATGCGCGAACAATTGGACGGGATAATTGATCCGGCGCCGCTGAAGCTCGATACGCTGCTTCTGTTGCGCGGCATCGTTGAATTCCGGGAAAGCGAGGATGGCGAGGAAGCGCTTGCCGCCCGTGATGCCGATATCGCAGCCGGCCTGTTGGCCGCGCTTTCAGATCTGAGAGCCATGCGAGAGCAGGAAGGGGCGGCGCTGACCCGCATTCTCCTCGACCATGTCACGACAATCGACGGTCTGACGCGCACGATCGCGGCCGATCCCTCACGCTCGCTGCAGGAGATCGCCGCACGGCTTGCCGCGCAAGTCGCCTTGTTGATGGACGGCATGGCCGCGCTGGACCGCGACAGGCTGCATGCCGAAGCCGCATTGCTGGCGACCAAGGCGGATCTGCGCGAGGAAATCGATCGTCTGAAGGCGCACGTCGCCGCAGCGCGCGATCTCCTGGTGAAAGATGGCCCTGCCGGGCGCCGGCTCGATTTCCTTGCACAGGAATTTAACCGCGAATCGAATACCATCTGCTCGAAGTCGAATGCCTCGGCGGTTACCGCCGCCGGCATCGAGCTGAAAGTTGTGATCGACCAGTTCCGCGAGCAGGTCCAGAATTTGGAGTAG
- the gmk gene encoding guanylate kinase — translation MKPAKPSPVQIARRGLMLVISSPSGAGKSTIARTLLEQDRQIGLSVSVTTRQRRPSEVEDVHYHFKSVREFERLRDSDALLEWAEVHGNFYGTPREPVEQAMAEGRDMLFDIDWQGAQQLQEKMSADVVSIFVLPPTMTELQSRLHRRAEDSEEVIQTRLANSRAEIAHWREYDYVIINDDLNAAFDAVQSIVKAERLRRDRRHGMFDFVRELLEETPSL, via the coding sequence ATGAAACCGGCGAAACCCTCGCCCGTCCAGATCGCCCGCCGCGGTCTGATGCTTGTCATCTCGTCGCCGTCGGGCGCCGGCAAGTCCACCATCGCGCGTACGCTGCTGGAGCAGGACAGGCAAATAGGCCTCTCCGTCAGCGTCACCACGCGCCAGCGCCGCCCGAGCGAAGTCGAGGATGTGCATTACCACTTCAAGAGTGTGCGCGAGTTCGAGCGGCTGCGCGATAGCGACGCGCTGCTCGAATGGGCCGAGGTGCACGGCAATTTCTACGGCACGCCGCGTGAGCCGGTCGAGCAGGCGATGGCAGAAGGCCGTGACATGCTCTTCGATATCGACTGGCAGGGCGCCCAGCAACTGCAGGAGAAGATGTCGGCCGACGTCGTCTCGATCTTCGTGCTGCCGCCGACCATGACCGAGCTCCAGTCGCGCCTGCACCGCCGCGCCGAGGATTCCGAGGAGGTCATTCAGACGCGCCTCGCCAACAGCCGCGCCGAGATCGCCCACTGGCGCGAATACGACTACGTCATCATAAACGACGATCTTAATGCCGCGTTCGACGCCGTCCAGTCGATCGTCAAAGCCGAACGCCTGCGCCGCGACCGCCGCCATGGCATGTTCGACTTCGTCCGCGAGCTGCTGGAAGAGACGCCGTCGCTTTAG
- the fabD gene encoding ACP S-malonyltransferase — MTIAFTFPGQGSQAVGMGKDLAENFAEARVVFEEVDAALGEKLSDVMFSGPEDTLTLTANAQPALMAVSIAVVRVLEAKGLDLKSKVAYVAGHSLGEYSALCAAGTFSLADTARLLRIRGNAMQAAVPVGAGAMAAIIGLEHADVVAVCEAAAVLGACQIANDNGGGQIVISGEKTAVEKAAGLATDKGAKRAILLPVSAPFHSTLMAPAAEAMREALATVAKADPVVPLIANVRAAPVTSADEIAGLLVDQVTGQVRWRETVEWFAGNGVTTLYELGSGKVLTGLARRIDKTINGISVNGPADIDAAVAALMA; from the coding sequence ATGACCATTGCTTTCACTTTTCCCGGTCAGGGCAGTCAGGCCGTCGGCATGGGCAAGGATCTCGCCGAGAATTTCGCCGAAGCCCGCGTCGTTTTCGAAGAGGTCGATGCGGCGCTCGGTGAAAAGCTTTCGGACGTCATGTTCAGCGGTCCCGAGGATACGTTAACCCTGACGGCGAACGCCCAGCCGGCGCTGATGGCTGTCTCGATCGCCGTCGTCCGCGTCCTGGAGGCCAAAGGGCTGGATCTGAAGTCCAAGGTCGCCTACGTCGCCGGTCACTCGCTCGGCGAATATTCGGCACTTTGCGCCGCCGGAACCTTTTCGCTCGCCGACACCGCGCGGCTGTTGCGCATCCGCGGCAATGCCATGCAGGCGGCCGTCCCTGTCGGTGCCGGTGCTATGGCCGCGATCATCGGCCTCGAACATGCCGACGTCGTCGCCGTCTGCGAGGCAGCGGCCGTCCTCGGCGCCTGCCAGATCGCCAACGACAATGGCGGCGGCCAGATCGTCATCTCGGGTGAGAAGACAGCTGTCGAAAAGGCCGCCGGCCTGGCGACCGACAAGGGCGCCAAGCGCGCCATTCTGCTGCCGGTCTCCGCTCCGTTCCATTCGACACTGATGGCGCCCGCCGCCGAGGCCATGCGCGAAGCGCTGGCAACGGTCGCCAAGGCCGATCCCGTCGTGCCCCTCATTGCCAATGTCCGTGCCGCGCCCGTGACCAGCGCCGATGAGATCGCCGGCCTCCTAGTCGATCAGGTGACCGGTCAGGTGCGCTGGCGCGAGACGGTGGAATGGTTCGCCGGCAATGGCGTGACGACGCTTTATGAACTCGGCTCCGGCAAGGTGCTGACCGGCCTTGCCCGCCGCATCGACAAGACGATCAACGGCATCTCCGTCAACGGTCCGGCGGATATCGACGCGGCCGTCGCCGCCCTCATGGCCTGA
- a CDS encoding acyl carrier protein, with product MSDIAERVKKIVIDHLGVDADKVVESASFIDDLGADSLDTVELVMAFEEEFGVEIPDDAADSILTVGDAVKFIEKAQA from the coding sequence ATGAGCGATATCGCAGAACGCGTAAAGAAAATTGTTATTGATCATCTTGGCGTCGATGCCGACAAGGTCGTCGAGAGCGCCAGCTTTATCGACGATCTGGGCGCCGACTCGCTCGACACGGTCGAACTTGTCATGGCTTTCGAAGAAGAATTCGGCGTTGAAATTCCTGACGACGCCGCCGACTCGATCCTGACGGTCGGCGATGCCGTGAAGTTTATCGAGAAGGCCCAGGCCTGA
- the mltG gene encoding endolytic transglycosylase MltG, with protein sequence MSDTTNQSNDTQAQKGPIIPKSPSEALRPERVPEPPKRSKKARGQVVLFLNFIMTMAVVVCVVAIIAFYYATSTYRNPGPLQTNTNFIIRNGAGLAEIATNLERNAIIGDARIFRYLTATHLSAGESLKAGEYEIKARASMSDIMELLKSGKSILYSVSFPEGLTVRQMFNRMLEDRVLEGDLPAALPAEGSLRPDTYKFSRGTKRSEIIEQMEAAQQKIVDQIWDKRDSSLPLRSKEELVTLASIVEKETGVADERAHVASVFLNRLGKGMRLQSDPTIIYGLFGGDGKPADRPIYQSDLKRDTPFNTYVIKGLPPTPIANPGKDALEAVANPWKTQDLYFVADGTGGHVFAATLEEHNANVKHWRKLEADKGSDPSIAVDGQPEEQPADDGATVVPPKKKKIN encoded by the coding sequence GTGAGCGATACGACGAACCAGAGCAACGATACCCAGGCGCAGAAGGGGCCGATCATCCCGAAGTCGCCCAGCGAAGCCCTGCGTCCGGAGCGCGTTCCGGAGCCGCCGAAACGGTCCAAGAAAGCCCGCGGCCAGGTGGTTCTTTTCCTGAACTTCATCATGACGATGGCAGTTGTGGTCTGCGTTGTCGCCATCATCGCCTTCTACTACGCGACATCGACCTATCGGAACCCCGGTCCGCTGCAGACCAATACCAATTTCATTATCCGCAATGGCGCCGGTCTGGCCGAAATTGCGACGAACCTCGAACGCAACGCGATCATCGGCGATGCCCGCATCTTCCGTTATCTCACGGCAACGCATCTTTCTGCCGGCGAGAGCCTGAAGGCCGGTGAATATGAGATCAAGGCCAGAGCCTCCATGAGCGATATCATGGAGCTTCTGAAATCGGGCAAATCCATTCTCTATTCTGTTTCCTTCCCCGAAGGCCTGACGGTCCGCCAGATGTTCAACCGCATGCTGGAGGATCGGGTGCTGGAAGGCGACCTGCCGGCCGCCCTTCCGGCCGAGGGCAGCCTTCGCCCGGATACCTACAAGTTCTCGCGCGGCACCAAGCGCTCGGAAATCATCGAGCAGATGGAGGCGGCACAGCAGAAAATCGTCGATCAGATCTGGGACAAGCGCGACTCTTCGCTGCCGCTGCGGTCCAAGGAAGAACTCGTGACGCTCGCCTCGATCGTCGAAAAGGAAACCGGCGTTGCCGACGAACGTGCCCATGTCGCCTCGGTTTTCCTGAACCGCCTCGGCAAGGGCATGCGCCTGCAGTCCGACCCTACGATCATCTACGGTCTCTTCGGCGGCGACGGCAAACCGGCCGACCGGCCGATCTACCAGTCGGACCTGAAGCGGGACACGCCCTTCAACACCTATGTCATCAAGGGTCTGCCGCCGACGCCGATCGCCAATCCCGGTAAGGATGCGCTGGAAGCCGTCGCCAATCCCTGGAAGACCCAGGATCTCTACTTTGTCGCCGACGGCACCGGCGGCCATGTTTTCGCTGCTACGCTCGAGGAGCACAACGCCAACGTCAAGCACTGGCGCAAGCTCGAAGCCGACAAGGGCTCGGATCCGAGCATCGCCGTCGACGGCCAGCCGGAAGAACAGCCGGCGGATGACGGCGCGACCGTCGTGCCGCCGAAGAAAAAGAAGATTAACTGA
- the fabF gene encoding beta-ketoacyl-ACP synthase II, which produces MRRVVITGTGMVSPLGCGTEVTWSRLLAGQNGARLVTEFEVDDLPAKIACRIPVGDGTDGTFNVDQWMEPKEQRKVDPFIIYGMAAADMALADAGWHPETDEDQIATGVLIGSGIGGIEGIVEAGYTLRDKGPRRISPFFIPGRLINLVSGQVSIRHKLRGPNHSVVTACSTGAHAIGDAARLIALGDADVMVAGGTESPVSRISLAGFAACKALSTQHNDDPQKASRPYDRDRDGFVMGEGAGIVVLEELEHAKARGAKIYAEIVGYGLSGDAYHITAPSEDGEGAGRCMAMALKRAGLTAADIDYINAHGTSTMADTIELGAVERLVGNAASKISMSSTKSATGHLLGAAGAIEAIFTTLAIRDNTAPPTLNLDNPERETAIDLVPHKAREREINVALSNSFGFGGTNASLVLRRYAQ; this is translated from the coding sequence ATGAGACGTGTCGTCATAACGGGTACCGGCATGGTATCACCCTTAGGATGCGGAACCGAGGTGACGTGGTCCCGGCTGCTTGCCGGTCAGAACGGCGCCCGCCTGGTCACCGAATTCGAGGTCGACGACCTTCCCGCCAAGATCGCCTGCCGCATTCCCGTCGGCGACGGCACCGACGGCACCTTCAATGTCGATCAGTGGATGGAGCCCAAAGAGCAGCGCAAGGTCGATCCCTTCATCATCTACGGCATGGCTGCCGCCGACATGGCGCTTGCCGATGCCGGCTGGCATCCCGAGACCGATGAGGACCAGATCGCCACCGGCGTGCTGATCGGCTCCGGCATCGGCGGCATCGAAGGCATCGTCGAGGCAGGGTACACACTGCGCGACAAGGGCCCCCGCCGCATCTCCCCCTTCTTCATTCCCGGCCGCCTGATCAACCTCGTCTCCGGCCAGGTTTCGATCCGCCACAAGCTGCGCGGACCCAATCATTCGGTCGTCACCGCCTGCTCGACAGGCGCGCATGCGATCGGCGATGCCGCGCGGCTGATTGCACTCGGCGATGCCGACGTCATGGTCGCCGGCGGCACAGAATCCCCGGTCAGCCGCATTTCGCTCGCCGGCTTTGCCGCCTGCAAGGCGCTGTCGACTCAGCACAACGACGATCCGCAGAAGGCCTCGCGCCCCTATGACCGCGACCGCGACGGCTTCGTCATGGGCGAGGGCGCCGGCATCGTCGTGCTCGAAGAGCTTGAACACGCCAAGGCGCGCGGCGCCAAGATCTATGCCGAAATCGTCGGCTACGGCCTGTCGGGCGACGCCTATCACATCACCGCTCCGTCCGAAGACGGCGAGGGCGCCGGCCGCTGCATGGCGATGGCGCTGAAGCGCGCCGGGCTGACGGCGGCCGATATCGACTACATCAACGCCCACGGCACCTCGACCATGGCCGACACGATCGAACTCGGCGCCGTCGAGCGGCTGGTCGGCAATGCGGCGTCGAAGATCTCCATGTCTTCGACAAAATCGGCAACCGGGCATCTTCTCGGTGCTGCCGGCGCGATCGAGGCGATTTTCACCACGCTTGCCATCCGCGATAATACCGCGCCGCCGACGCTCAATCTCGACAATCCCGAACGCGAGACGGCGATCGATCTTGTTCCGCACAAGGCACGTGAGCGAGAAATCAATGTGGCGCTATCCAACTCGTTCGGATTTGGCGGCACGAACGCGTCGCTCGTCCTGCGCCGTTACGCGCAATAA
- the fabG gene encoding 3-oxoacyl-[acyl-carrier-protein] reductase translates to MLDLSGRKALVTGASGGIGEEIARLLHKQGAIVGLHGTRVEKLEALAAELGERVKIFPANLSDRDEVKALGQKAEAELEGVDILVNNAGITKDGLFVRMSDEDWDAVLEVNLTSTFRLTRELTHPMMRRRYGRIINITSIVGVTGNAGQTNYCASKAGMIGFTKSLAQEIATRNVTVNCVAPGFIESAMTGKLNDKQKEAIMGAIPMKRMGTGGEVASAVAYLASSEAAYMTGQTLHVNGGMAMI, encoded by the coding sequence ATGCTCGATCTTTCCGGCCGCAAGGCTCTCGTCACCGGCGCATCGGGCGGTATCGGCGAGGAAATCGCCCGCCTTCTTCATAAGCAGGGCGCTATCGTCGGTCTGCACGGCACCCGCGTCGAGAAGCTGGAAGCGCTGGCCGCCGAACTCGGCGAGCGCGTCAAGATCTTCCCGGCAAACCTTTCCGACCGCGATGAGGTCAAGGCGCTTGGCCAGAAGGCCGAGGCCGAACTCGAAGGCGTCGATATCCTCGTCAACAATGCCGGCATCACCAAGGACGGCCTGTTCGTTCGCATGAGCGACGAGGATTGGGATGCCGTTCTTGAAGTGAACCTGACGTCGACCTTCCGGCTGACGCGCGAATTGACGCATCCGATGATGCGTCGCCGCTATGGCCGCATCATCAACATCACCTCCATCGTCGGCGTCACCGGCAATGCGGGCCAGACCAATTACTGCGCCTCCAAGGCCGGCATGATCGGCTTCACCAAGTCGCTGGCCCAGGAGATCGCCACCCGCAACGTGACGGTCAACTGCGTGGCGCCAGGCTTCATCGAAAGCGCCATGACCGGCAAGCTGAACGACAAGCAGAAGGAAGCGATCATGGGAGCGATCCCGATGAAGCGCATGGGCACGGGCGGTGAGGTTGCTTCGGCGGTCGCTTATCTTGCGTCCTCCGAGGCTGCCTATATGACGGGCCAGACGCTGCACGTAAACGGCGGCATGGCGATGATCTGA